TTCTCTCTATCCCTTACAAAGCGTCTTATCCCCTCAAGGACCCAGTAAGGTGAAAGGCGAGCTTCTTCAATAACCTCTTCCACTGTGCCACCAGTGCGCCACCGGTTGTCCCAATCGGCTGAAAGAGAATATTCTTCAGCTATTTTATTAAAAAGCCAGTCATGCATGAGCCAACGGGCCTGAGTGGTTATGCACATGGAGTCAATCTTATCCCCTTCCGAAAGGACCCGGTTGCGGTATTCCTCAGGTTGGAAAGCGAAAAGCTCTGGGCTTATTGCCGCTACTATCTTGACGTTGAGCTTCTCCTCGTCCAGTTTTGGAAGGATTTTAATTATGCTCACCATTGCACTCGTCCCCTGAACTATAACCGTGCCCATCTTCGGGAGGTCTGGCCGGTAATCTCTAACGATGTAAGCTCCTTTAGCGGCCTCAAAGTGGGAAGGCATCCCGAGAGCTTCTCGGTCAGGAACTTCTATGGCCGGACGTGTCAGGTGCAAAGCAATTATCGGCACATCATGTTTGAGAGCTTCGCCAAGGACCACCGGGACTTCATTGTGCTCCCATGGATGCAGATTTATTATTTGCCCTTTCGGGAAGAGCTGAGTCACACCCGGAGCGAAAATCCCGAAGTGAGTGCGGGAATCATCAGCTGTTTCGGGCCCGGAATGGCCTGCAACCCAGATGACTTTCCCTACCTTGAGCTGGCAATCCTGAGCGAGCTGGCTGAAGAGCCTGAAGACCCCATACTTAAGATAAGCGAAAGAACCGTAAGTGGAACAGGCGCCATAGAAGCCATTGAACTCTTCCCATGGGTTCTCTGCAAAATTCACCGTGGCCATCCCTACCATTATTCCGGCGTTGGCAAACTCCGTTATCTCCTGGGGCAAAAGGACACCGTCAGGGGAGCCGAAGCGCTCATACCACCCGTAGCCAGGAAAATCTTCCCACTCTTTGGCAAAACCTGAAATCATTGTGGATTCAGCCAGGTCGGCAGCGCAGACGATGAAAAGGGGACGGCCATATTCTTTATGTCCGAAATAATTGACCCAGGCACCCCATTTGGAGAGGGCTTCCCTGTTCGCCGCCTTTGTCCCGGGAGGGACGAAAAGCTTGGAGGGATAATTGTGGTAATCGTAAAGGCGGGGGTCCTTGAAAGGATTGGCTTTACGGCTTATCTTCAAGGTGGGGATTTCATCAGGAACTGTCTCGGCTATGGCGATAAGGGTGTCAGCCAGGTAATCCACCAGCTCCTGATCCTGACGCAGGACATTTATAACCACCTCCAAATTGGCACGAAACTGGGCCATGAGCTCCTGAGGATCTTTAGGGGCTGGTTGGCCAAATCCTTCAAATTTTACCCCATACTTTTCCGCAAAAGCGCGTTTAGTTTCCCAGAAAAGTTCGCTGTTCAACGGATGAGGAGTGCCGTGAGATTTGTAATCGTATTTAAGATAATCGCGCCCTTTTCTAGTTCTAAACCAGGCAACGCTGGGGACTCTTTCCGGATTGGGGCCGTAAAAGAGCTGGAGCAAGGTTTTAGTAACGGGGCCCCATTCATTTCCCCGCATCGTACCCACCACTCTCCATCCATGGGAACCGAACCAAACCTCAGGGGAGCCGTAAACCACGGAGGAAATAGGGTGTTCATCTATACCGTAATCGTTCCAGTCTACAA
This genomic window from Anaerolineae bacterium contains:
- a CDS encoding transketolase, which gives rise to MDFIETRYQELSQHFHYWEKIKDIIDQLIDIMLNYRQSGHPGGSRSKVHIFVATTLSGVMRWDIRHPEKAFGDRFILVGGHTVPLVYATLAVYNEALRIKYQQTGDPKYLVPNAEKYALYWEDLLKFRRNKGLSGHAEMEGKTLFLKFNTGPSGHGSPAAAGEALALKRAGAYGVKVIALEGDAALTTGATHETLNSAWGLGLDNLYYLVDWNDYGIDEHPISSVVYGSPEVWFGSHGWRVVGTMRGNEWGPVTKTLLQLFYGPNPERVPSVAWFRTRKGRDYLKYDYKSHGTPHPLNSELFWETKRAFAEKYGVKFEGFGQPAPKDPQELMAQFRANLEVVINVLRQDQELVDYLADTLIAIAETVPDEIPTLKISRKANPFKDPRLYDYHNYPSKLFVPPGTKAANREALSKWGAWVNYFGHKEYGRPLFIVCAADLAESTMISGFAKEWEDFPGYGWYERFGSPDGVLLPQEITEFANAGIMVGMATVNFAENPWEEFNGFYGACSTYGSFAYLKYGVFRLFSQLAQDCQLKVGKVIWVAGHSGPETADDSRTHFGIFAPGVTQLFPKGQIINLHPWEHNEVPVVLGEALKHDVPIIALHLTRPAIEVPDREALGMPSHFEAAKGAYIVRDYRPDLPKMGTVIVQGTSAMVSIIKILPKLDEEKLNVKIVAAISPELFAFQPEEYRNRVLSEGDKIDSMCITTQARWLMHDWLFNKIAEEYSLSADWDNRWRTGGTVEEVIEEARLSPYWVLEGIRRFVRDREKRLERIEKALKEARG